The Calliopsis andreniformis isolate RMS-2024a chromosome 5, iyCalAndr_principal, whole genome shotgun sequence nucleotide sequence aacagttgaatacaGCGTTTCAAGAATGAGAGAGTAAGGCTAATACTCGCCTTCTCTCGCAACTTGCCGAAACTATCCGGAGCGGTCCGAGGGGCCAAGCTCATATAGATGCGGCTCGTGcagtagtgtgtatagtggGGGGAGAATCACAGCCTAACTCCACCTCGTATTCATTTGGCAGCCACATGTTTGTAGgtaatattatttctgtaatgaaaactgtaacagcagataccgatTAAGCAATCTCGAAAAGACACGTAACTATTCTAGGCTCTTAAGGCTATTTCTATACTTATAAGGCAAGTTCGGTGAGTGTTTATCACCGATTTTAATGAGtctttgtacaattattctatggtcctgcctaagaattttgccgtaCAAAGCAGGTGCTCATACGCACCTTTAAaggagaaactacccctttaatccaTGCCGCCTTTTTCATTTCGGTGCTTGTAGCtcacaaagtataagcgctataaaaaaatgttgtatacaaaagttttactgtttttcaagacctataagatggctttaaaaaaattttgaaaaacgaattatttataaaaattcaattttacccccgttttttcaaaatgtttttaaaatcatcttataggtcttgaaaaacagtaaaacttttgtgtacaacatttttttatagcgcttatactttgtgagctataagcaccgaaatgaaaaggacgacttggattaaaggggtaATTTTTCCCTTGAAGGTGCGTATGAGCAGCTACTTTGtacggcaaaattcttaggtaggaccatagaataattgtacaaagtttctgtaaaatcggcgattaacatTCATCGAACTTTCCTTGTTAGTCAGTGGTAAGAGTTACATTTGCCTCCTCTCAACTCACGGCTTTTCGCACTCGTATATTAATATATGTAGTGGAAGGGGAAATTTTCCATGTCGCGTTTCTAATTTGGAATCACTGAGTGACTCAATGTAGCCATCATTAAACAGCCGTGTGTCTCTAGGTAATAtgcctgtaacgaaaactgtaatagcaaaTATCGACCTATCAATCTTAAAATGTCATGTGACTATTAATTACACAATCCCCACCAAATTGCAAAAGTTGGCACCATAAATAAACTGGGAGACGAGCTTTGTGTCCTTCCCCCATATGTGAATAACTTACAGAGATGAATAAAGTTAAATTTTGTAAACTTTCTTTCAAtccattaattattttttataataaaaacgtAGTGATTGTGATCATATTATGTATTAACATTAACATCataactgttgaagattgagcaaaagAGGAAAAGTTACTTGTACCTGGATCTTTCGTCGCTAGATTCAACCTGACGTCTTCTCATTCGCAATCGACGCTGATAATGTGGATCCTTTTCACTTTGCGTACGATATCGAGTGCCTGGTCTAAAAATTATTTGGATCATTCAGATAttttccattaatttcactgaaAAATACATTACAGAGTGTGCaatgacaggtgtcagaaattataaggagtgattctacacgctaaaataaaatgaaactcaAGAATGGCTACAATGCATTTAAGGCTTCAGAGTTAGAAATTAAATGTGTTTGATTCAAGATTTATTCTATGAACTTCGCTGTATCTGATTTGCCTAATGCAAACCGGCAGTAAGATAAGTCCTGAATCAGACTCATTTCGCCCTTTTaaacgttttctcaacaattagtaactctgaaacgaagccttaaaatttctgacacctgctgTCGtacatattatatacatatgtataaagagTGTTTGGTATAGCATATAGATAGAATATAGATTTTACAGACTTAAATTAGAAGAaagtttatataaatatatatctgACATGATTTGTCATAAGATCAGACGAATTTGTatatagttttattttattataaatagaacagtcatgTCAGTATCCAGGCTACCTCTAATGATGCAagatatgcttattatgaattgCGAATAATTGGCAATTTGTGTAGAAAATGAATTAGATAGAAAATAGTACAATTATGGACATGTAATGTAAAATGTATTTACGTGTGTATTAAAGCTGTAGTTGGTCATTTCAAGCAATGTCTTTGAAGCCATTGTTACAACAAGAAATAAGTTGTAACTCAAACGTATGATTATATTGAGCTTACTTTTATAAATGTAAACTTGTTTTATTTTAATGTGTAGAATCCACCTCTACTATACTTCCCATACGTaattggacaccctgtatatttgttCACTATCTTCATTGTCAGTTAAATAGCAATTTTGCAAAGTACAAAAAGTATGCAAGGTATTTCCCAAATCTTAATACAATCGAGAAGGAGACGATTCTTGGTATAAAAATAAgccgaaaatataaaataaaatttgtttatatGGGGCtttgttttcaagaaaattcgATAAGTATACTTGTATTTAGATACAATCTGCTTCGTTCACCTAATCCAGTTAATTATCATTACTATCATTTGTGTTCATGCACAATATCAATCAAGATTTGACATAATTTTTATAAGCAGTAagtttcaataattaatttattttggTAGTTTACACATTGCTGGAAATGTCGACCTTGATGTCGTTTCATCATAAAGaacatttttcatttaaaatgcaataagacggTAACAAAGAATCGTATATCAATTTTGAGAAGAACATTATGAAGGGAAGCCCGCCTTTACAAATTTATAGTAAAAAAATCGGCAAAAAATTTGTTAAGGTTCGTAGAGTCGTTTAAGtttgtaaaattttaaaaaatataagttCATTTATTCATTCCATTTTCTTCTAGTGTGAACAATTTTCAAAACAATTCAgttcagagatatgaaagtagaGACTTCACCCTTTAGAATGCAATCAGGTGGACTGCTGTACGATTTTCATTCAGAATGTTACAGCAGTTAAAAAATGAACAATTTTTTGGCCACAATATTGAGTGATTCTTTAATTTTGTGGACGAGTGTATTTCTTTTAAAAGCGTATTCTAAACATAACTAAAGTTCTCATGAATTAAAAGAGAATATCATTTAGGCCTTTCAAGAagtgaaaaatataaatacGTTATTATTCGCTTATGCTTCTGTAATTCAAAATAGGAAAGCGATATcagcaaattttatttttatttttatttttaacttgTGAGagacattattcaatcatctaacAATAAGATCAAAATCTTCACAAGTTCACAGTTCTATGATTCATATGTGAGTCAGAAAAATTTAAAAGATAATTTCCTTAGATGCTTGCGCGgtgtttttattgaattttagctgaatttctgaataaaaaatatgtaaatctTATAAAGTAAATATCCAAGTAATCTACTACGTCATGGTACCTACCCAGATAGCACtcaacgtcttgaagacgtatgttttatatccattttatgcctgaatgtcttatgacataatttggacgtcttaaaaacatccaacggCATATGTCTTAAAGACTTGCGAAATTTATGTCTAcaagacatcttaaaaacacaGTACATGCATGTCTTAAAGATGTCCGAAATTTACGTTCTTAAGATGCATCATAGGATATACCACGTGGATGTcttaaaaatgtctaaaattaaCGTTTGTAAGACGTATCATAAGACATACTACGTGGATGTCTTAAAAACTTCCGAAATTTGCGTTCATAAGACGTACTGTAATACATACTACACGGATGTCTTAAAAGCGTCTTTTTAGTTAATGCAACATTGtagttaataaattaaaaagaaaaaacaaaaaatagcatcataaaatagtatatttaaCTACTGGAATGTAATTCAAGTATCGGgacatgcatttttaggttgTCTTCTTATTGGGATATTTCACACAGTAAGTGTCTGAGTATTTATCATATACAATAGGATATCTCAAAATAATGGGACAATTCGAAACATGATTATTGttcatgaaaaaaaaaaattgaacagtCTCTTAGCATTTTGcaatttgaggcttcgtttccaaGGGTTTTTCTAATAAACCATACGTGGTGTAATGTTCAACGAAATATCTTCTAATAATCCCGGTAATTGATTCATAAGAAAATCGAAATACGATTCTGCGAACAGTCTATGAGGGAGAAAGAATGATCCCATAATTTTGCCGTCACTTATCCCGTCAATGCCCACTCATTGACGGTCAATCCATATTGGAAATTATTTGTGTGAGTTTCGTGTGGGTTTACATAACTCCACATGTGCGAATTTGAGGAGTTGAACATACCACTCCTCGTAAATGTACTTTCGTCCATTCACAAAATCTTATTTAAAATGTACGGATCATGCTGGTGTGTGTTTAACAACCACGTCTTCAAAACTCTCTGTAGTTGTTTTACATAACACGTATGTAAACAATGGAACACACAATACAAAATACAATTTGTCAGTACTTacaagggaacatcgcgagATGTAAATCTccaatttttatgaaacttggcaGGATTGTAGAacagccgaaaatattcgacacgtatttttttatcgGCTCTGATGCATGTTAGGGGGATGAAAACCACCCCTAAAGTggagggtggaaaacatatttcgcttAATATTTCGAAAACTATTGCGTGCAGCAAAATGATGTAAATGGGCCCTTGCATATTTTTGAACGACAAATCCACCTatataaacagtttttgaaaatatcaatttgtttaaaaaatatattaacaaatagtatattttcgttgttttcactgagtaaatgttgatcgatcgtttcaaaaaatatgtcagaattggagatttacacctcgcgatgttcccttgtTAATCTCTGAGGTAAATGTTTACATGTGATTTCATGAAAACACAGATTCCTTTATCGAAAACGAGATGTAccgttatttttaaaaatttactgCAACTATTGCATCAAAGATTAAGTAAAGTGACAATTTGTAAGTAAGGGTACCTATTACAGAAAAGGTATCATTCACTAAAAACGATCAACCGTGCCGTAATAGTGTACGACATAAAGGATGGCATAAAGGATCAGATTTACAAATATTATTTGTTGAGATCAttgaaaataaataatgaaaataaataataaaataataaaatcattgaaaataaataataatggaaTGTGTGTATCGGCTACCTAGCGCGGGATGCGCCGCGGTCTTTGATACCAGTAAAAGCCAGATTTAATCTTCCGTAATTACACGTGAGCTATACCTGGCAAAAAATGTAGACATCGCTGGACAAATTTGGTAACTTGAATCCCTCACAGGGCTTACAGTTTTCTTACCATATGAGTGGCAGAAACTTCTATTATCCGAAAACGTGACTTTCAGTTTATTTCTTTTAGGATAAAAGAGTTATTTTTTTAAGATATATCGTAAAACATTATGAGAAAAGTTTATCCGAAAACTAGAGAAAGTATTGACCTTTTGTTCTCCTCTTTCTATCATTTAGCTTCTCTAAAGTTAAACAATGACCAATAGGAAGTGCAAAACCATGGGCAATCAATAGAATTTACGACACAACTTTCCGAAAAGCCTCTTGTCCTCCTTCCACGAAATCGCCACACGTCCACCCACAACATGAGGAAGATGTACAATATATTGAGGGGGCGAACAAGAGATGTTAATTTTACCAAAGTTGAAGACAGGTTACTCCAAGGAATTGTAAACCCCAGAACAAGTGTACGGCAAGTAGAGCGTACTCGGAATGTACAGTTCAACGCATACTACAAGAAGAAGGGCTTTATCCGTATTATTTGTACCACGTCTAAGCTTTACAGTCGTGCGATAAACGTGTTAGGCTAGAGGTTTGCACGTGACTGTTAAACACATGCCAACATGATCAGCACTTTTTAAATAAGATTTTGTGGATGGACGAAAGTACATTTACGAAAAGTGGTATGTTCAACTCTCCAAATTCGCACATGCGGAGTTATGTAAACCCACACGAAACTCACACAAATAATTTCCAACATCGATAGACCGTTAATGTGTGGACAATAGGGAGTTGAGATCGAAAGAATTACGGTTATGTCACGGTCAGGTCAGAGAGCCGATCAAAATGACACGACGGGTTGCTCTCAATGTTATTGAGAGGTTTGAGCGAGTTATTGGTTTCGTTTCAGCCGTATGTTCTGACCAAAAGAAAGAGTTAACATACGCCATTAGGTTTCTTCTTATGGAGCTACGTTAAAGAGAATGTATACGCTATCAAAACTGATAACGAACAAACACTACGGTGATTTATATCGAATGCGTTCGATCAAATAAAAACTAAGAATATGTGCAATTGTGTGCGCAATTTTTTGTTAAGAAGACTACAATAACGTGTAGAAGTGCAAGAAGATGCGTTTAAACAccttttataaaaaattaatatttatgtaGTGAATTTAAAAACTATGAAGGTGCTTCAACGTATATGTTTGAAcattttttctttttgaaaaatttgacaATTAAGTGTATTAAAAACTATATCGTAAAtataagatgattaaaaaactatGAATGTGCGCAATCAACTGTAAACTTTGTACGAGCATGTATATACGCGTGTCTTTTGTGTGACATTACGAACTACGAACGCATGTCGCTGCGCGAACAATCGTTTGCTCTTTAAACCGCGCCCTGGtagtcaaattttcaattttcgacTGCTAATATTTTGGAAACGAAGCCTTAAATTTCAAAATGGTAAGCAATTTTTCGATTTCTCTTCACATGAACAATAAGCATGTTTCAGATTGTCCCATTATTTTGAGACACTCTGTATATACTCTTCACTTTCTTTCACTTGGTATTTCTAATTATGAAACTTGTATCAActtcctgaatgtagaaatgagttaGTAAATATCCTTTTGGTGAACGTGTTAAGATAATTCTTACTTAAAGTTAGAAACTAAATTACTAGTAGATACATAAAAAAGTTACCTGTTGGCATTCCATTGTGGTCTAGATTCGATTCTTGTTCGAGATTGAACTTTCGATCGTGGCAGAGCTTTAACACTAATTTCTCCCATCGGGCCAAAGTTCGACCTTATAATTACACAAACAATTTTCACACGTAAATCAATAATACTCAAAAAAAActtcataaaaaaatataaataaaattcataAGAGCTTAACTCATTTACAATACCTAAGAAGTACTCTTGAAATTAAATATATCACCAATTGAAAAATAGTTATAACAATAAAAAGCGCgtaaaataattgaatttctTCTTAAAAGTGCGATAAAAATAGGATGTCATGGAACGAAATGTAACAATAATTACCACGTCTATTTGAAAGACAGAAGAATAATATCCTCTACGACTCTTCAAGGTTTGAAGCGATTCAATGCATCATATTACGACTCACTTTTCAATGTCCCTTTTACTAGCATTCGTCGCGTCCTTGCGGTCCTTCATAGAAACCTCCTTGATCTCTGGCATTCTTTCTTCGATATCTTGAAGATCGTTTTCTATATCTGTCTGCGTGCCAAAATCACGGCCACTCGTGATTCTGTACTTGTTGGGTGTGAGCAGTCTGTTTTCTACGATCGTCGATGGCATCTTGGACGAGTTCGAAAGGAAACCTGAACCTGCTGAATTGTGTATGATAGTGTGTACACCTACAGATAAATTAGTTGAATTATTGTCGAATCTCCTCGGCGTAGGAGTCAATACCAGGTTAACTAATTGTAGATTAGCTTTATTCAATAATTCTGAGTCCTCGAGTCTGCCACTCAGtacaatagctacgtccttgctGATAGGAACTTGGACCGATTTTATATCCTTCTCATTTTGTTCTGATTTTTCCAAAATCTTTGGTATTTCCTTATCGCTATTGTTGAATCCCTTGTTCAAAACTTCCTTTTCAGTGTTTAGATTTAGAGCATCGTTATTAGAAATGATATTTTGTGAAGATCCGTTCGAGCAATTTTTGTCAAACCTACTGGTGCCTGATATATTCGATTCGTAATTCTTGGACGAAGTGATGGCGTTTTCTTCGCAAGTTTCCTCATGTTTACGATGAGAGTTTCGAGATTTTTTTTGTTCCTTCGCCAAACGCTCTGCTGCCTCCAGAACTTCACGCATAGTTTCTATTTGCCTGAATTTGGCGTTTTCCCTTTCTTTTAACCGTCTTTGCTCTTCTTCAAATCTGAAGCAAAAATAGTTTATTTTCTTATTATCTACATTTCTACGACTGTTGGTATGTACTCGAGAAAATTTCTACTTTTAAACTTCAAGAACATTATATTTTCGATATGTTTTTATATTACGATCTCTTTTATATTCTCTTGAAATcttttatgtaaaaatataaatattcgtGAAGCATTAGGTTAAAATTTGCAAATTTGTGAAAAATGTAGAATCGGAGTTAATTATTTAATCCTCTTAGTGCCAAGGTACCGATCCATCCATAGTAGGATACAGTGCTAAAAATTTCCGTAGACCGATGTATTCATATCTATCTTAAAACTTTTTTAACTTCTAACTTGTTTATTGTTAAATGTGTGAAAAAATACAACTTTCTTTAGCAGAAGTACCCTGGATGTATTTGTCAAGGCATAGAAAAAATTTCGTAGCGAATACAGAATTTTTTCTTGATGCATTAAGGGGTTACATCTACCGAAATGGGTAAAAAAATCAATTTACATATTTGAAAAACTAAGGTTTCAAGAATATATCCTGAAAATTGTATATCGATATCTCAAAAAGTAATGAATGTATATAACTTTGAATGATACAGGTTCGCGCGGCAGTCACGACGGCCACGGCGGACGGAATAGGTAACCGTTTGATTGGGATTTCCGGTGGAAAAATCGATGCACCCCCACTTTGACTTTTATTAGCTTTTTACAGCAATGAGGTGGTGTTTGGGGTACAATAACATTTGAGTACATTTTGAGAATTACTACCAAAGCATACAAAGTCAAGACTAGGAAGAATTTCGCTACGCATTCAGTCTACTATTCCTTGCATCTGGTTAAAAAAAGTAAAACGaagtttttttaaaattatgctATCGAAAGTGAAAATTTCTCGCGAAGCTAGAACTTCTACAGTCATTAAGAAAGATCGTTCGAGGAAGAGGAAGCGTCcaataaagaaaaagaaaaagaaccgGTAGAAAAAGTGTCCACTAGTGCATCGAAGTGCAATAGATGACTATGTTTCTATAAATTAAACTATATCTTATATTATATTAAACTGTAATACTGTATTTTCTATGATAAGTGAACATGTgaaatgcaaacattgtgaaagtaatatacgATTTAGTTGTGTGGCTATGCGTTGTCTTGGTTTCAAAATTAATGTTACGTGTAAGTCCGTCATTTGGTTCATTACGTGTAAGTCTAAGCATTCCGTCTTATTTGTATGCGAAAAACACATACGAATTAAATCGTAGATTTGTGTTTGCTATAGGTCTTCTTGCCGCAAACCAGTCTTTCAGGCCACATATaatttaattgtaatttctttACTAAAAGCTTCATCAACTGTTTAGAAGTAAGTGTTATACCGAAGTattgaagaagaaaagaaattgaCAAAGGAAGCAAATGCAGGTTACGGCATGGAAGGGCTCACAGTTTCAAGTGATGGAACGTGAAGGAAACGCGGATTCAGTTCTTTACACGAAGTGCCTAGTGTTATAGGCCATATGAAAAATCTCAGCATGATTATTGTTCCCGAGGACAAGAGTCGTGGTGCTCTAGGCAAAGAGTAAATGCCGAAGAAACACTACATAGTTATGAATATAAACCGCCTCTTCCTAAAGGTATTATTTAAGCTATTCGGCCAATTTTTGAGAAACTTTTGGATGAAAATTTATTAGCGAAGTGCATTGACGGATACACATACAATACAAACGAAAACTTCAATAACACTGTCTGGAGAATGGCACCGAAAGTTATTTCTAGTAGGGCTCCTATTGTAAACATTACAACAAATATTGCGGTTTATCTATTTAATGTAGGTGCAATAACATATAAACGGATTATGGATGCAACAAGTATTAAAATTGGAAGGAATTGTGCCACATATTGTAACGAAGAAGACGCATGGCGAAATCGTTTGACAGAAATTTAAACTCGAGAAGCAACACGCTAAGAAAGAATAGCTCGcagaaaaagaaaattacaatACCAAGAAACTGCTCTTGCTACTGAAGATAGCTCACATGGGCCTGGAATATATAATTAAAGATAAATCaacaaatttataaaaaacTATACTTAAAACTTTAAACGTGTGTTTCTCGAAACATGATTTTCATATACGGTGGACATTACATCTCAAAAACCACTTGACCAATTCACTTCAAATTTACAAGAGATATTTTTATGAACATTACAATGTCCTTGACAATTTCACTTTTTTAAATGTTATTCCTAATTTTCCAATAGTTAAAAAGAACGGACGATTTTTCCATTCAAATTCCGCATTTCAACTTCGCACAGCCAGTATTTTGtaatagaatataaaataaaaattttgagaTCGTCAaggatttttaaatttcatcTATTTTTAATATCCATTTGACTTTTTGCTTTCAGATGCATTATTTGGGCTAGGGAATGTCCACCAGCAAGTACCTGAAAAAGAAATAAGTCTTCTATTAACGATAATATCTCCTTTAGTTAATATTTCttcatgagaatttaggataataCACTTAAAAGATGTATCTTTTAGTGGAACAAGAGCGTTATTTCCATACATGTTTAAAGAAAACAAAATTCCCAAAGTTGTAtagcttttttgaatttctagGTAGATGTAACCCCTTAAAACTAAGTAAATATTAGCTTGGCAATTCTCACTATACCTGTGGTTAGGAAGTTAGAACTAAAGGTGATAAGAGTAGAACTATACCTTTCCCTCTCTTTTTCCCTCTCTCGTTTAATTCGTTCCTCCTCAAAGCGATCTTCTCTCAATCTTCTCTCCTTTTCTTCTTTCCTTTGACGATCTTTATCTTCGAGTTGCTTTTTGATCGCGCTCTGAAGTTCTAAAGCTTTTTGCCTTTTCGCCTCGCGTTCTTGGAGAATGCTGTCATCGACAGGAATATTTTGACCACGAAGGTAAGTTTTGTTGTTATCAGACCCAGTAGAACCTACTGTCGAACTGTCCGAACTGCTTGTACTCTCGTGGTTGATAACTAATACCTTCATGAACATTGGGTAAAATTTAATCTTTTGCAAGCAAACGCATTTTTTCATACTCCGAAGGCAAACTAGATCGTTTTTGTCCAAGCCAAATTTATTTAATGTTCTAGGATTTCAAAAAATCTGAAAAGGTTTTGGAATGTTTATCCATCTTGTAAAAAAATTTTTTGCAGATATCTTAGAAACCAAAATCTAGCGACCA carries:
- the LOC143179664 gene encoding uncharacterized protein LOC143179664; this encodes MTGRISLVEQKRIQWANEREEMARLGGTWGILKNNINIRTTNRGYLTSGRMSLAETKDKQAPSKLFRAGGHYGSTVSLKSLATESSGNGSTNLKCVDCNGGSLINLHEQPELSQIRHRSPSLPPIYNKDQQQYLSQVCLHETPAQDIPVELALEILPSFKYRDCREKQFATSVEYGQQRDFAVEGLRYQKEKSQQSHHRFYDRHENSRNNYGSQVEEREGETSGYASDSVDVPVSATGTQVGGCKAPEVEMIEKTWQNPYYTRSESLLPPSRRLSDGRIGELNRPRWGSVWGQETVRGDPPPPSWLSRLGHSSQVLVINHESTSSSDSSTVGSTGSDNNKTYLRGQNIPVDDSILQEREAKRQKALELQSAIKKQLEDKDRQRKEEKERRLREDRFEEERIKREREKERERFEEEQRRLKERENAKFRQIETMREVLEAAERLAKEQKKSRNSHRKHEETCEENAITSSKNYESNISGTSRFDKNCSNGSSQNIISNNDALNLNTEKEVLNKGFNNSDKEIPKILEKSEQNEKDIKSVQVPISKDVAIVLSGRLEDSELLNKANLQLVNLVLTPTPRRFDNNSTNLSVGVHTIIHNSAGSGFLSNSSKMPSTIVENRLLTPNKYRITSGRDFGTQTDIENDLQDIEERMPEIKEVSMKDRKDATNASKRDIENIIDLRVKIVCVIIRSNFGPMGEISVKALPRSKVQSRTRIESRPQWNANRPGTRYRTQSEKDPHYQRRLRMRRRQVESSDERSRSPSPDRRKLINLKPISRTISKHRVKLDSYDADLSMDSLNSVVQLRNDKKGSVIIEDKTGRNKTQTGNNRISEIDNVKQSETENSNIWCGQEILSKLSTLKNGLLMKQLEWDSERCLVSPAASEIY